Within Streptomyces sp. NBC_00704, the genomic segment GTACAGCGCGGCCTCGCCCGCGGAGACGCGCGCCTCCCGCAGCTCGAACGAGACCATCGGCCGGCCCATCACCATGTACTCCAGGACCTTGTTCATGGTGGAGACGTCGTTGAGCGGGTTGTGCGGGTCGGGGGAGAGGCACACGTCCGCGGTGGACAGGTAGCGCACCAGGTCGGCGTCCGGGATGCGCCCGGTGAACTGCACCTGCTCCGACAGCCCGAGCCGACCGGCCAGTTCCACCATCGCGTCGAAGGTGTCGCCGCCGCCGACGAACACCGCGTGCCAGTCGCTGCGCCCGACCTCGTCGCGCAGCTTCGCCAGGGCCCGCAGTGCGTAGTCGACCCCGTCCTGCGGGCCCATCACGCCGAGATAGCACAGCAGATGAGGCTTGCCCCGCTTCAGCTCCGGCTCGGGCGGCACGGGGTGGAAGCGGTCGACGTCGGGCGCGCTGCGCACCACGAAGACGTCCGCGGGACGCTTGCCGCCGCGGCGCACCGCGACGTCCCGGTAGCTCTCGTTGGTGGCGATCACCACGTCCGCGGCCCGGTAGGTGCGCCGCTCCAGCGCGCACACGGCGCGGTAGAGCAGGTCCTTGCCGCGGCCGAACCGGGACAGGTACAGCTCGGGCACCAGGTCGTGCTGGTCGAAGACGAACCGCGCCCCGCGCCGCTTGAGCCACAGGGCGGGCAGGAACAGCAGGTCGGGCGGGTTGCAGGCGTGCACCACGT encodes:
- a CDS encoding glycosyltransferase family 4 protein, with translation MWALPGDAGSGGRPGRRALILVENLSVPFDRRVWQECTTLRDAGWTVHVICPQGGKRDTEPEAVIDGVRIHRYPLRAATGGPAGYLREYGTALWHTVRLARKVGPVDVVHACNPPDLLFLPALWLKRRGARFVFDQHDLVPELYLSRFGRGKDLLYRAVCALERRTYRAADVVIATNESYRDVAVRRGGKRPADVFVVRSAPDVDRFHPVPPEPELKRGKPHLLCYLGVMGPQDGVDYALRALAKLRDEVGRSDWHAVFVGGGDTFDAMVELAGRLGLSEQVQFTGRIPDADLVRYLSTADVCLSPDPHNPLNDVSTMNKVLEYMVMGRPMVSFELREARVSAGEAALYAPADDESEFARLVSVLLDDPEKRALMGKTGQERIGGALSWRNSQRALLAAYAAAVRDRSAGAARDPDPAGEGRTIER